The genomic window TTTCATTTGATCACAGCCGAAATTATGCGACAACTACCTGACATTAGTCGAATAGAAGTGGGTATTGCCCATCTTTTTATCTGATACGCCGTAAAACCCCGTCCTTCAGGGCGGGGATATAAGGCGCGGTTTTCAAACTAACCAGGTGTTTGCTGTTGCTCAATGTACTGTCGGATAATAGATATCGGTGCGCCCCCACAACTCCCTGCAAAATAACTTGGTGCCCATAGAACTCCTTTGTAGTAATAACGTTGTGCTATATCAGAGCGATCCCGTCGAAGTAATCGACTCGACACCCCTTTGAGACTGTTAACCAGATTAGATATCGCCAATTTTGGGGGGTAATTAATCAGTAAGTGAACGTGATCATTCTCGCCATCCATCTCAACCAGTTCAACATCAAAATCGACGCATACACTGGCGAAATATCCTCTCAGTTTTTCTATAGCATCCTGATCAAATATTTTTCGCCTGTATTTTGTGACAAAGACCAAATGGACGTGCATCAGGAATACACAATGTCTGCCACGGCGAATATCGGTTTCTTTTTTCATAGACCAAAGTATAATAGATAAAATGAAACGCCTACAAGCCTTTAAATTCCAGTTAAGACCAAATGGTCAGCAGGAGCGTGAGATGAGACGCTTCGCTGGGGCTTATCGTTTTGTTTTCAATCGGGCGTTAAAGCTTCAAAACGAGAATCACGAAGCAGGAAACAAATACATTCCTTACACAAAGATGGCTTCCTGGCTCATTGAGTGGAAATCTGACATAGAGACACAATGGCTGAAAGAAGCGCCATCACAGCCGTTACAACAATCACTTAAAGATTTGGAACGGGCTTACAAGAATTTCTTCCAGAAGCGAGCCGCTTTTCCCCGTTTCAAAAAACGCGGTCAAAATGACGCTTTTCGCTACCCGCAGGGTGTGAAGCTCGAACAGAAGAACAGCCGTGTTTTTCTCCCTAAACTCGGTTGGATATGCTATCGCCATAGTCGTGAGGTTGTAGGAACGGTGAAGAATGTCACTATCAGCCAGTCATGTGGTAAATGGTACGCCAGTATCCAGACGGAATACGAAGTGGCTGCTCCTGTTCACAATGCAGAGTCGATGGTAGGACTGGATGCCGGAGTAACGAAACTCGCCACACTTTCAGATGGCACGGTATATCAGCCCGTCAATAGTTTTAAAGCAAGCCAGCGCAAGCTAGCAATGCTCCAACGACAATTAAGCCGCAAAGAAAAGTTCAGTGCAAACTGGCAGAAACAGAAACGAAAAATCCAGCGTCTTCACTCGCACATTGCTAATATCCGGCGCGATTACCTTCACAAAGTCACCAGTGAAATCAGCAAAAACCACGCGATGATCGTCATTGAGGAATTGAAGGTCTGTAATATGTCAAAATCGGCAAAAGGTACCGCAGAGCAGCAAGGGCGAAACGTCAAAGCTAAATCTGGCTTGAACCGTTCGATACTGGATCAGGGCTGGTACGAAATGCGCCGTCAGCTTGAATACAAGCAGCTTTGGCGCGGCGGTCAGGTGCTGGCAATACCGCCTACCTATACCAGTCAGCGGTGTGCGTGCTGTGGTCATACAGCAAAAGAAAATCGCCAGTCACAAAGTAAATTTGAATGCCTCGAATGCGGATATACCGAAAACGCAGATATCAATGGGGCGCGTAACATTTTAGCGGCAGGACATGCCGTGCTTGCCTGTGGAGGGAGGGTGCAGTCAAACCGCCCGTTGAAGCAGGAACCCACCGAGGCGAATCAGACTTCAGGCTGAACGCGGTAGGAATCCACGTCCTTTAGGGCGTCGAGGATGTCAATGTAACACTGCAAGGTCAATTAGATAGAGACAAATAAAAAACCGATAGTTTAAATAGGACATAATTTAAACTATCGGATTCCTCAATAATTTGGGGACATTCAAATAAAAGCAGTGGCATAAGTTATGACTATTTATTATTCATAAAGTTCTTATAAAAGAAAAAAAAGCATTTTTTGCCAAAAAATGCTTTTGTGATTTGTGCCTAAAACTTAATATATATGATAATAAATAATTTATTAAAATCAGTAGATTAAGAAAGTAAATGTTTTTCCGCGTAGTCTTCAAAGTCAGTACAACCACCAATATGTTGTTCATCAATAAAAATTTGAGGAACTGTATTGACAGGTTTACCTACTTTTTTCGCTAAATCAGCTTTAGTAATCCCCTCCGCTTCTATATCAACATAATTATAATCAAAATCATCACGTTCATGTTTTAATTTTTCTGCTAATGCTTGTGCCCGGACACAGTAGGGGCAACTAGAGCGACCGAAAATGACAGTAAACATCATATCTCCTTCAATTAAATTTTTATCTATTGTCTACAATATCAATTAATATGCCTATAGTTAGCATGAAAAAAAGCACAATTTATTCTTATTGTTATTTGAGATGTTAATAATGACCTAATATAACAGGATAGCGTTTTTTAAAAGGAAACATAGATTGTTATGAGCAAGAAAAAATTATCGGCTATGCGTTCTTTTGGTGATATGCCAAAAATTGTGATAATACTCGAAGTTATTGGCATACTATTATTGTTATTAGTCTATTTAGTGATAAATAACTATATTGAAATAGCTGCTTTATTTATGAAAAAAGGTGTTTTGCTTGCTATGATTATGCTAGCAATAGGTTGCATGATACCGGCTATTATTAATATTGCTTGGCGAGCACTGCCTAAGCTCAGTTTTTTTGGCATTGATCAATATAAAAATAGTTCGCACCATAACCAACCTAAGCTAAAAGCTAAGCAGTGTAATCATCGTAAGGTGAATTAAATTATGAGTTAGAATGGCTCGTTAAATATGTTTTAACATGATAAAATATGGTCTGTTTTTGGTTTGAGACAATAGATAGCGAATTTTTATAGGTGAAATTGTTGCTATTTTATGTAAATAAGGTTAATTAATGGATTCGATTTGTTTCCCTGACATAGCTAAATTGCGAGAGTGGCTTGTTCAACTCAAAACATCGTATTTTGAATGCGATAATTGTCAGGCATTGCATTTGCCTCATATGCAAAATATTGATGGTATTTTCGATGCTAAAGTTGATATTGTTGAAAACATATTAGTTTTCTCTGTTTTGGCTGAACTCAAACCGACATCGATTATTACCCTATTGGCAAATTTAAGCCAAATTAATGCTAGTTCATTAACAGCGAAAGCATTTATGGAAATTAATGATGAAAATTTGCCTAAATTAGTCGTTAGTCAATCTTTTCCGTTGTTGGCGGGAATGACATGTAACCAATTCTCCAGTTTCCTTCAGCAAGCAGAAGAACAGATGGCGGCTATTATTTTTGAAGTTTATAACAATGATCTGCTTTATAGTGGTCAAGAAGATGTTGACGACGAAGAGCTAGCTGAGCAAACTTTGCCTGCCCGCTTTCTACTACATTAAATTATAAAAATAGATCCAATAAGCATCTGCCATTCATGTGAATGGTGAATGAGTTATCTGCTTTATATATACAAATATTATAGGAATAAAAATAAATTTCAGCCTTTTTATTACTTTAAAAAGTATAATTATTTTGCTAGATTCTTTTTATTCTTACTACCGCTTCATTTGCACCTTATCTAGCCAATAATCTTCGACTAATAACTGCTTGCTAAAAGGGATTTGAATATGCTTAGTTCATTGGAATCTGCTAGTGTCAAAAATATTGAATCTTCCGTTGCATCCAATCATCACCTTGATCCGGTAAAAGTAGAAATTGATAAAAAAATTGAAAATAAATTTGTATTGGTTTTTAGTGGATTTTCTGCAATGGGATATGAGGATATAGAAAAATTACAAGAATATATAACAAAAGAGATAAAACAACATATTGATGAACAAGGGATCCATAATTTACTTATTGTTGCCGGTGCGACTCCTGATGGTATTGGCTGTGTCTATGATATTGCTAAAAATTTAGGCGTATGTAGCCTGGGGATTGTTTCACAGCAAGCGCCAACAAATAGCCTAGCAAAAAATTGTCAGAGTGTTATCCAAATAAAGGATCTGGATAACAGTTGGAAAGTTCTGGATGATTCAGGTAATTCTTATATGGTATATGCGGCAAGCAAGAATGGATGTTTTTTAGCTTTTGGTGGCGGTAGCGTTACCCTAAGTGAATTAGAAGAAGCAGAAAAGAAAGGAATTGAAACAAAAGTTTTTCCTAATTTTTTACCCGATCCAAATAAATTAAACGGTAAATTAGCCCAAGGAAAAACAAAGGCTGAAATATGTCCAATACAAACGAAATATACAAAAGAGGTATAGTAAAAATAATCTCTTCACCTGACTTAAAAGACGAACAAAGCGATAAATTTTGCCATAATTTTTTCTTTACAGCTCAGGCATGCTGCTCTCTTGCAGATGGAATCATCTTGATTGTCAAAACTCACCGTCATTCAATGGTTAACCGCATTAAATAGAACAATGTTTATCAAGTGGCATTTAATGTTATTGATATCTATAAATCATAAATTTTAGACGTCAAAGATTAGTGCCCTTTGAATGCAATAAAGCATTAGCTTTATTAGTTAACGTCATAATAAATCTCATTTTCTTTAGTAGAAAGCGAGATTTATTTGGTTAGACTTTTTCAAAAGATAACGCGTATTTTTCTAGGTAACGCATCAATAAGGTTAAGATGCCATTTACGCTTAGATATATAATTCCCGCCGCAATAAAAACATCAACATCATAAGTTTGGCCAAAAATTTGTTGGCTATATCCCATAATTTCTAATAGCGTTATGGTACTAGCTAGTGATGTGCTTTTAAATATAAGAATTACCTCATTGGAATAGGAGGAAAGCGCACGTTTAAGCGCATAAGGTAAAATAATTCTCAGAGTTTGATAATTTGACATACCTAGCGCCTGACATGCTTGCCAGCTAGTTTTAGGAATTGCTTTTACTGCACCATGAAATAATAGAGTGGAATAGGCGGCACTATTTAGTGCTAATGCC from Arsenophonus sp. aPb includes these protein-coding regions:
- a CDS encoding DUF1418 family protein, with protein sequence MSKKKLSAMRSFGDMPKIVIILEVIGILLLLLVYLVINNYIEIAALFMKKGVLLAMIMLAIGCMIPAIINIAWRALPKLSFFGIDQYKNSSHHNQPKLKAKQCNHRKVN
- the artM gene encoding arginine ABC transporter permease ArtM codes for the protein MIDLIISLLPGLPTSLSLTVCALLIAFLLALFLTIILSLKTAIFSSIIKGYITLFTGTPLLVQFFLIYYGPGQFPALRDYPALWALISTPWICALLALALNSAAYSTLLFHGAVKAIPKTSWQACQALGMSNYQTLRIILPYALKRALSSYSNEVILIFKSTSLASTITLLEIMGYSQQIFGQTYDVDVFIAAGIIYLSVNGILTLLMRYLEKYALSFEKV
- a CDS encoding GrxA family glutaredoxin; translation: MFTVIFGRSSCPYCVRAQALAEKLKHERDDFDYNYVDIEAEGITKADLAKKVGKPVNTVPQIFIDEQHIGGCTDFEDYAEKHLLS
- a CDS encoding transposase; the protein is MKRLQAFKFQLRPNGQQEREMRRFAGAYRFVFNRALKLQNENHEAGNKYIPYTKMASWLIEWKSDIETQWLKEAPSQPLQQSLKDLERAYKNFFQKRAAFPRFKKRGQNDAFRYPQGVKLEQKNSRVFLPKLGWICYRHSREVVGTVKNVTISQSCGKWYASIQTEYEVAAPVHNAESMVGLDAGVTKLATLSDGTVYQPVNSFKASQRKLAMLQRQLSRKEKFSANWQKQKRKIQRLHSHIANIRRDYLHKVTSEISKNHAMIVIEELKVCNMSKSAKGTAEQQGRNVKAKSGLNRSILDQGWYEMRRQLEYKQLWRGGQVLAIPPTYTSQRCACCGHTAKENRQSQSKFECLECGYTENADINGARNILAAGHAVLACGGRVQSNRPLKQEPTEANQTSG
- the tnpA gene encoding IS200/IS605 family transposase, giving the protein MKKETDIRRGRHCVFLMHVHLVFVTKYRRKIFDQDAIEKLRGYFASVCVDFDVELVEMDGENDHVHLLINYPPKLAISNLVNSLKGVSSRLLRRDRSDIAQRYYYKGVLWAPSYFAGSCGGAPISIIRQYIEQQQTPG
- a CDS encoding YbjN domain-containing protein, with protein sequence MDSICFPDIAKLREWLVQLKTSYFECDNCQALHLPHMQNIDGIFDAKVDIVENILVFSVLAELKPTSIITLLANLSQINASSLTAKAFMEINDENLPKLVVSQSFPLLAGMTCNQFSSFLQQAEEQMAAIIFEVYNNDLLYSGQEDVDDEELAEQTLPARFLLH